Proteins encoded in a region of the Planococcus citri chromosome 1, ihPlaCitr1.1, whole genome shotgun sequence genome:
- the LOC135832570 gene encoding hepatocyte nuclear factor 4-gamma-like isoform X3, producing the protein MLLHPLEDESLNHFSEYKKLNNNMANNNSNVPSYVFMTNNFQDDYVSSTFDFAATYSEPPELHLQNAQQVLHPTMENSVMSNVAAISQYCSICGDRATGKHYGAASCDGCKGFFRRSVRKNHIYACRFNRNCVVDKDKRNQCRYCRLRKCFKAGMKKEAVQNERDRISCRRPSYEEHSSSNGLSVTALLSAEMLSRQVGATNETNIDLSTKQIASINDVCESMKQQLLYLVEWAKYIPVFSELTLDDQVALLRAHAGEHLLLGLAKRSLHLKDVLLLGNNCVITRYNGESGISPDLDISRIGTRVMDELVRRLADVQIDDSEFACLKAIVFFDPDAKGLSDSNRVQYLRDQIQINLEDYISDRQYDSRGRFGKLLLTLPPLQSISWQMIEQIQFAKLFGVAQIDSLLQEMLLGGCSAGPSLSVMDREPTDCDQPVTPSSVRDNLMMCQMENDRTTVVPKIENGYDKI; encoded by the exons ATGCTTTTACATCCTTTGGAGGATGAAAGTTTGAATCACTTTTCGGAATATAAAAAACTGAATAACAACATGGCTAATAATAATTCAAATGTGCCGTCTTATGTCTTCAtgacaaataattttcaagatgattACGTTTCATCTACATTTGACTTTGCAGCTACATACTCAG AACCTCCAGAGCTGCATTTACAGAATGCTCAACAAGTACTTCATCCTACAATGGAAAACAGTGTGATGAGCAATGTAGCAGCCATAAGTCAATATTGCTCCATATGCGGTGATCGAGCCACTGGTAAACATTACGGTGCTGCAAGTTGTGATGGTTGCAAAGGATTTTTCAGGCGCTCTGTTCGAAAGAATCATATTTATGCTTGCCG attcaacAGAAATTGTGTTGTTGATAAAGACAAACGAAATCAATGCCGTTATTGTAGATTGCGAAAGTGCTTTAAAGCCGGCATGAAAAAAGAAG CGGTTCAAAACGAAAGAGATCGAATAAGCTGTAGAAGACCAAGTTATGAAGAACACTCCTCTTCAAATGGACTCTCTGTCACTGCATTACTGAGTGCAGAAATGCTTTCCAGACAAGTTGGAGCTACAAATGAG ACAAACATAGATTTATCTACAAAGCAAATCGCAAGTATTAACGATGTTTGTGAGTCCATGAAGCAACAATTGTTATATTTAGTAGAATGGGCCAAATACATACCTGTATTTTCTGAATTAACTCTGGATGAtcag GTTGCCTTATTACGAGCTCATGCCGGAGAGCATTTATTATTAGGATTAGCTAAACGTTCATTGCATCTTAAAGATGTTCTATTACTAGGAAATAATTGCGTTATTACCAGATACAATGGAG aGTCTGGAATATCACCAGATTTAGATATAAGCCGAATCGGTACAAGAGTAATGGATGAATTGGTCAGACGTCTAGCTGATGTTCAGATCGATGACAGTGAATTTGCTTGTTTAAAAGCCATAGTCTTTTTTGACCCTG ATGCGAAAGGACTAAGTGACAGCAATCGTGTTCAGTACTTGAGAgatcaaattcaaataaatttagaGGATTACATCAGTGATCGTCAGTATGACTCTAGAGGTCGATTCGGAAAATTATTATTGACCTTACCTCCTTTACAATCAATATCGTGGCAGATGATAGAACAAATTCAATTCGCTAAATTATTTGGTGTAGCTCAGATCGACAGTTTATTACAAGAAATGCTGCTTGGAG GTTGTAGCGCCGGACCATCTTTATCAGTGATGGATAGAGAGCCAACAGATTGTGATCAACCAGTGACACCATCAAGTGTTCGAGATAATTTGATGATGTGCCAAATGGAAAATGATCGCACCACAGTagtaccaaaaattgagaacgGCTAcgataaaatataa
- the LOC135832570 gene encoding transcription factor HNF-4 homolog isoform X6 → MLLHPLEDESLNHFSEYKKLNNNMANNNSNVPSYVFMTNNFQDDYVSSTFDFAATYSEPPELHLQNAQQVLHPTMENSVMSNVAAISQYCSICGDRATGKHYGAASCDGCKGFFRRSVRKNHIYACRFNRNCVVDKDKRNQCRYCRLRKCFKAGMKKEGKVHTSVQNERDRISCRRPSYEEHSSSNGLSVTALLSAEMLSRQVGATNETNIDLSTKQIASINDVCESMKQQLLYLVEWAKYIPVFSELTLDDQVALLRAHAGEHLLLGLAKRSLHLKDVLLLGNNCVITRYNGESGISPDLDISRIGTRVMDELVRRLADVQIDDSEFACLKAIVFFDPGCSAGPSLSVMDREPTDCDQPVTPSSVRDNLMMCQMENDRTTVVPKIENGYDKI, encoded by the exons ATGCTTTTACATCCTTTGGAGGATGAAAGTTTGAATCACTTTTCGGAATATAAAAAACTGAATAACAACATGGCTAATAATAATTCAAATGTGCCGTCTTATGTCTTCAtgacaaataattttcaagatgattACGTTTCATCTACATTTGACTTTGCAGCTACATACTCAG AACCTCCAGAGCTGCATTTACAGAATGCTCAACAAGTACTTCATCCTACAATGGAAAACAGTGTGATGAGCAATGTAGCAGCCATAAGTCAATATTGCTCCATATGCGGTGATCGAGCCACTGGTAAACATTACGGTGCTGCAAGTTGTGATGGTTGCAAAGGATTTTTCAGGCGCTCTGTTCGAAAGAATCATATTTATGCTTGCCG attcaacAGAAATTGTGTTGTTGATAAAGACAAACGAAATCAATGCCGTTATTGTAGATTGCGAAAGTGCTTTAAAGCCGGCATGAAAAAAGAAGGTAAGGTACATACAT CGGTTCAAAACGAAAGAGATCGAATAAGCTGTAGAAGACCAAGTTATGAAGAACACTCCTCTTCAAATGGACTCTCTGTCACTGCATTACTGAGTGCAGAAATGCTTTCCAGACAAGTTGGAGCTACAAATGAG ACAAACATAGATTTATCTACAAAGCAAATCGCAAGTATTAACGATGTTTGTGAGTCCATGAAGCAACAATTGTTATATTTAGTAGAATGGGCCAAATACATACCTGTATTTTCTGAATTAACTCTGGATGAtcag GTTGCCTTATTACGAGCTCATGCCGGAGAGCATTTATTATTAGGATTAGCTAAACGTTCATTGCATCTTAAAGATGTTCTATTACTAGGAAATAATTGCGTTATTACCAGATACAATGGAG aGTCTGGAATATCACCAGATTTAGATATAAGCCGAATCGGTACAAGAGTAATGGATGAATTGGTCAGACGTCTAGCTGATGTTCAGATCGATGACAGTGAATTTGCTTGTTTAAAAGCCATAGTCTTTTTTGACCCTG GTTGTAGCGCCGGACCATCTTTATCAGTGATGGATAGAGAGCCAACAGATTGTGATCAACCAGTGACACCATCAAGTGTTCGAGATAATTTGATGATGTGCCAAATGGAAAATGATCGCACCACAGTagtaccaaaaattgagaacgGCTAcgataaaatataa
- the LOC135832552 gene encoding phenoloxidase 1-like: protein MTAPLNNLLYFFDRPAQPIFRPRGGDSNTIFDVPANYYIDRYKPIASQLQTRGPNTNIIPVKEITVPDISVAASLDKRALFSVFNPFHREAANNLINVLMNIGSLEDFQSALVYIQPRVNPYLFIYCLSVAVIHRNDTRNFRLPSHACSFPELYVDGAVLAEVRASGTLVSNGSRTAIEIPRDFTASDSDVEHRLAYFREDIGINLHHWHWHLVYPTEGPLNIVNKDRRGELFYYMHQQILARYNIERFCNDLVRVGRFNSYRDPIPEGYFPKLDSIVASRVWPPRQANVALRDVYRELDQMICTVDDLERWRDRIYEVIHRGAYYRGNDLVPLSENDGIDVVGNMVESSIVSPNRVLYGNLHNQGHNMISYVHDPDGRFLESTGVMFENTTAMRDPVFYRWHNSIQDIFEAYKNTLTPYTTQQLSFDGVTVTQAEIIVEGSRNNTLQTFWQRSQLDLSRGLDFVPTGPVFATFTHLQHSPFSYRITVQNSGAQRVGTVRIFLGPKNDERGLPLRFREQRWLFIEMDRFTTTLRAGSNTIERRSIESSVTAPFEQTFRSLDNAPLTGEEAQNFNYCGCGWPDHMLVPRGTRDGYPCSLFVMISNYQDDRVENSSMDNGGGGCDNAVSFCGVRNSRYPDRRPMGFPFDRLPRAGAPTINQFLTPNMRVQDVVIRFTDRIVNGPTVTSTQAGTATQGGTNTNTQGTQQTRPTSNTANQPNRGTQQPQRRP, encoded by the exons ATGACTGCACCTTTGAATAATCTGCTTTATTTTTTCGACCGCCCAGCTCAGCCAATTTTTCGGCCGAGAGGAGGAGATTCAAACACCATTTTTGATGTTCCGGCCAATTATTAC ATCGATCGTTATAAGCCAATCGCATCTCAACTCCAAACACGTGGTCCAAACACCAATATTATTCCAGTAAAAGAAATCACCGTCCCTGATATTTCAGTAGCAGCATCATTGGATAAACGAGcccttttttcagtttttaatccATTTCATAGAGAAGCCGCCAATAACCTCATCAATGTTTTAATGA acatcGGATCCCTGGAAGATTTTCAATCTGCTTTGGTTTACATACAACCAAGAGTAAATCCTTACTTATTCATATACTGTTTGTCGGTAGCGGTGATACACCGCAATGATACGAGAAACTTCAGACTGCCATCTCATGCTTGCTCTTTTCCTGAACTTTACGTCGACGGTGCTGTGCTTGCAGAAGTTCGAGCATCAGGAACACTCGTATCTAACGGCTCTAGA ACTGCTATCGAAATTCCAAGAGATTTCACTGCCTCTGACTCAGATGTCGAGCATAGACTCGCATATTTCAGAGAAGATATCGGTATCAATCTTCATCATTGGCATTGGCATTTGGTATATCCGACAGAAGGACCGCTTAATATCGTGAATAAAGATAGACGGGGTGAATTATTCTATTACATGCATCAACAGATTTTAGCTCG ctaCAACATTGAAAGGTTTTGCAATGATCTGGTGCGAGTCGGTCGATTCAATAGCTATCGTGATCCGATTCCAGAAGGGTATTTCCCGAAATTGGACAGCATCGTAGCCAGTCGTGTTTGGCCTCCTAGACAAGCTAATGTTGCTTTACGA GACGTGTACCGTGAACTGGATCAAATGATTTGTACTGTTGACGATTTAGAACGTTGGAGAGACCGAATTTACGAAGTTATTCACCGTGGAGCTTACTAC CGAGGAAACGATTTGGTACCACTCAGCGAAAATGATGGAATCGATGTAGTTGGTAATATGGTCGAGTCTTCTATCGTGAGCCCGAACAGAGTATTGTACGGTAATCTGCACAATCAAGGCCATAATATGATTTCTTATGTGCACGATCCAGATGGCAGATTTTTG GAATCTACCGGCGTTATGTTTGAAAACACTACAGCTATGAGAGATCCGGTATTTTACAGATGGCATAATTCTATTCAGGATATTTTCGAAGCGTATAAGAATACTTTAACCCCGTACACCACTCAACAA CTGAGTTTTGATGGCGTCACTGTTACTCAAGCTGAAATTATTGTAGAAGGTAGTAGAAACAATACTCTGCAAACATTTTGGCAACGAAGTCAGTTGGATTTATCCCGTGGACTCGATTTCGTTCCAACTGGTCCAGTATTTGCTACTTTTACGCATTTACAGCATAGTCCATTTTCTTACAGGATTACG GTACAAAACAGCGGTGCTCAGAGAGTAGGTACTGTAAGAATATTCTTAGGGCCCAAAAATGATGAACGAGGATTACCTCTCCGTTTCCGTGAACAAAGATGGCTATTCATAGAAATGGATCGTTTTACAACTACAT TGAGAGCTGGATCCAATACTATTGAACGCAGATCTATCGAGTCATCGGTAACCGCTCCATTCGAGCAAACTTTCCGTTCTCTCGATAACGCCCCTTTGACTGGCGAAGAAGCGCAGAACTTTAATTATTGCGGATGCGGATGGCCAGATCACATGTTAGTTCCCAGGGGTACGAGAGATGGGTATCCTTGCTCTCTTTTCGTTATGATTAGCAATTATCAAGATGATAGA gttgaaaattcgtcaatgGATAACGGCGGCGGTGGTTGCGATAACGCGGTTAGTTTCTGCGGTGTAAGAAATAGTCGATATCCCGACCGCAGACCTATGGGTTTCCCCTTCGATCGATTACCACGAGCTGGAGCACCGACTATAAATCAATTCTTGACGCCGAATATGAGAGTACAAGATGTTGTGATAAGGTTTACTGATAGAATTGTGAATGGACCAACTGTAACCAGTACTCAAGCCGGTACAGCTACTCAAGGTGGTACAAATACGAATACTCAAGGCACCCAGCAAACGAGACCGACTAGCAACACTGCTAACCAGCCTAATAGGGGAACGCAGCAGCCTCAGAGGAGACCATAA
- the LOC135832570 gene encoding hepatocyte nuclear factor 4-gamma-like isoform X5 gives MLLHPLEDESLNHFSEYKKLNNNMANNNSNVPSYVFMTNNFQDDYVSSTFDFAATYSEPPELHLQNAQQVLHPTMENSVMSNVAAISQYCSICGDRATGKHYGAASCDGCKGFFRRSVRKNHIYACRFNRNCVVDKDKRNQCRYCRLRKCFKAGMKKEGKVHTSVQNERDRISCRRPSYEEHSSSNGLSVTALLSAEMLSRQVGATNETNIDLSTKQIASINDVCESMKQQLLYLVEWAKYIPVFSELTLDDQVALLRAHAGEHLLLGLAKRSLHLKDVLLLGNNCVITRYNGESGISPDLDISRIGTRVMDELVRRLADVQIDDSEFACLKAIVFFDPDAKGLSDSNRVQYLRDQIQINLEDYISDRQYDSRGRFGKLLLTLPPLQSISWQMIEQIQFAKLFGVAQIDSLLQEMLLGENYAGSSGENAEKSNKLEYGDMRKVI, from the exons ATGCTTTTACATCCTTTGGAGGATGAAAGTTTGAATCACTTTTCGGAATATAAAAAACTGAATAACAACATGGCTAATAATAATTCAAATGTGCCGTCTTATGTCTTCAtgacaaataattttcaagatgattACGTTTCATCTACATTTGACTTTGCAGCTACATACTCAG AACCTCCAGAGCTGCATTTACAGAATGCTCAACAAGTACTTCATCCTACAATGGAAAACAGTGTGATGAGCAATGTAGCAGCCATAAGTCAATATTGCTCCATATGCGGTGATCGAGCCACTGGTAAACATTACGGTGCTGCAAGTTGTGATGGTTGCAAAGGATTTTTCAGGCGCTCTGTTCGAAAGAATCATATTTATGCTTGCCG attcaacAGAAATTGTGTTGTTGATAAAGACAAACGAAATCAATGCCGTTATTGTAGATTGCGAAAGTGCTTTAAAGCCGGCATGAAAAAAGAAGGTAAGGTACATACAT CGGTTCAAAACGAAAGAGATCGAATAAGCTGTAGAAGACCAAGTTATGAAGAACACTCCTCTTCAAATGGACTCTCTGTCACTGCATTACTGAGTGCAGAAATGCTTTCCAGACAAGTTGGAGCTACAAATGAG ACAAACATAGATTTATCTACAAAGCAAATCGCAAGTATTAACGATGTTTGTGAGTCCATGAAGCAACAATTGTTATATTTAGTAGAATGGGCCAAATACATACCTGTATTTTCTGAATTAACTCTGGATGAtcag GTTGCCTTATTACGAGCTCATGCCGGAGAGCATTTATTATTAGGATTAGCTAAACGTTCATTGCATCTTAAAGATGTTCTATTACTAGGAAATAATTGCGTTATTACCAGATACAATGGAG aGTCTGGAATATCACCAGATTTAGATATAAGCCGAATCGGTACAAGAGTAATGGATGAATTGGTCAGACGTCTAGCTGATGTTCAGATCGATGACAGTGAATTTGCTTGTTTAAAAGCCATAGTCTTTTTTGACCCTG ATGCGAAAGGACTAAGTGACAGCAATCGTGTTCAGTACTTGAGAgatcaaattcaaataaatttagaGGATTACATCAGTGATCGTCAGTATGACTCTAGAGGTCGATTCGGAAAATTATTATTGACCTTACCTCCTTTACAATCAATATCGTGGCAGATGATAGAACAAATTCAATTCGCTAAATTATTTGGTGTAGCTCAGATCGACAGTTTATTACAAGAAATGCTGCTTGGAG aaaattatgcAGGCTCAAGCGGGGAAAATGCGGAGAAAAGTAACAAATTAGAATATGGAGATATGAGAAAGgtgatataa
- the LOC135832570 gene encoding hepatocyte nuclear factor 4-gamma-like isoform X4 produces MLLHPLEDESLNHFSEYKKLNNNMANNNSNVPSYVFMTNNFQDDYVSSTFDFAATYSEPPELHLQNAQQVLHPTMENSVMSNVAAISQYCSICGDRATGKHYGAASCDGCKGFFRRSVRKNHIYACRFNRNCVVDKDKRNQCRYCRLRKCFKAGMKKEGKVHTSVQNERDRISCRRPSYEEHSSSNGLSVTALLSAEMLSRQVGATNETNIDLSTKQIASINDVCESMKQQLLYLVEWAKYIPVFSELTLDDQVALLRAHAGEHLLLGLAKRSLHLKDVLLLGNNCVITRYNGESGISPDLDISRIGTRVMDELVRRLADVQIDDSEFACLKAIVFFDPDAKGLSDSNRVQYLRDQIQINLEDYISDRQYDSRGRFGKLLLTLPPLQSISWQMIEQIQFAKLFGVAQIDSLLQEMLLGENYAGSSGENAEKSNKLEYGDMRKVVAPDHLYQ; encoded by the exons ATGCTTTTACATCCTTTGGAGGATGAAAGTTTGAATCACTTTTCGGAATATAAAAAACTGAATAACAACATGGCTAATAATAATTCAAATGTGCCGTCTTATGTCTTCAtgacaaataattttcaagatgattACGTTTCATCTACATTTGACTTTGCAGCTACATACTCAG AACCTCCAGAGCTGCATTTACAGAATGCTCAACAAGTACTTCATCCTACAATGGAAAACAGTGTGATGAGCAATGTAGCAGCCATAAGTCAATATTGCTCCATATGCGGTGATCGAGCCACTGGTAAACATTACGGTGCTGCAAGTTGTGATGGTTGCAAAGGATTTTTCAGGCGCTCTGTTCGAAAGAATCATATTTATGCTTGCCG attcaacAGAAATTGTGTTGTTGATAAAGACAAACGAAATCAATGCCGTTATTGTAGATTGCGAAAGTGCTTTAAAGCCGGCATGAAAAAAGAAGGTAAGGTACATACAT CGGTTCAAAACGAAAGAGATCGAATAAGCTGTAGAAGACCAAGTTATGAAGAACACTCCTCTTCAAATGGACTCTCTGTCACTGCATTACTGAGTGCAGAAATGCTTTCCAGACAAGTTGGAGCTACAAATGAG ACAAACATAGATTTATCTACAAAGCAAATCGCAAGTATTAACGATGTTTGTGAGTCCATGAAGCAACAATTGTTATATTTAGTAGAATGGGCCAAATACATACCTGTATTTTCTGAATTAACTCTGGATGAtcag GTTGCCTTATTACGAGCTCATGCCGGAGAGCATTTATTATTAGGATTAGCTAAACGTTCATTGCATCTTAAAGATGTTCTATTACTAGGAAATAATTGCGTTATTACCAGATACAATGGAG aGTCTGGAATATCACCAGATTTAGATATAAGCCGAATCGGTACAAGAGTAATGGATGAATTGGTCAGACGTCTAGCTGATGTTCAGATCGATGACAGTGAATTTGCTTGTTTAAAAGCCATAGTCTTTTTTGACCCTG ATGCGAAAGGACTAAGTGACAGCAATCGTGTTCAGTACTTGAGAgatcaaattcaaataaatttagaGGATTACATCAGTGATCGTCAGTATGACTCTAGAGGTCGATTCGGAAAATTATTATTGACCTTACCTCCTTTACAATCAATATCGTGGCAGATGATAGAACAAATTCAATTCGCTAAATTATTTGGTGTAGCTCAGATCGACAGTTTATTACAAGAAATGCTGCTTGGAG aaaattatgcAGGCTCAAGCGGGGAAAATGCGGAGAAAAGTAACAAATTAGAATATGGAGATATGAGAAAG GTTGTAGCGCCGGACCATCTTTATCAGTGA
- the LOC135832570 gene encoding hepatocyte nuclear factor 4-gamma-like isoform X1 codes for MLLHPLEDESLNHFSEYKKLNNNMANNNSNVPSYVFMTNNFQDDYVSSTFDFAATYSEPPELHLQNAQQVLHPTMENSVMSNVAAISQYCSICGDRATGKHYGAASCDGCKGFFRRSVRKNHIYACRFNRNCVVDKDKRNQCRYCRLRKCFKAGMKKEGKVHTSVQNERDRISCRRPSYEEHSSSNGLSVTALLSAEMLSRQVGATNETNIDLSTKQIASINDVCESMKQQLLYLVEWAKYIPVFSELTLDDQVALLRAHAGEHLLLGLAKRSLHLKDVLLLGNNCVITRYNGESGISPDLDISRIGTRVMDELVRRLADVQIDDSEFACLKAIVFFDPDAKGLSDSNRVQYLRDQIQINLEDYISDRQYDSRGRFGKLLLTLPPLQSISWQMIEQIQFAKLFGVAQIDSLLQEMLLGGCSAGPSLSVMDREPTDCDQPVTPSSVRDNLMMCQMENDRTTVVPKIENGYDKI; via the exons ATGCTTTTACATCCTTTGGAGGATGAAAGTTTGAATCACTTTTCGGAATATAAAAAACTGAATAACAACATGGCTAATAATAATTCAAATGTGCCGTCTTATGTCTTCAtgacaaataattttcaagatgattACGTTTCATCTACATTTGACTTTGCAGCTACATACTCAG AACCTCCAGAGCTGCATTTACAGAATGCTCAACAAGTACTTCATCCTACAATGGAAAACAGTGTGATGAGCAATGTAGCAGCCATAAGTCAATATTGCTCCATATGCGGTGATCGAGCCACTGGTAAACATTACGGTGCTGCAAGTTGTGATGGTTGCAAAGGATTTTTCAGGCGCTCTGTTCGAAAGAATCATATTTATGCTTGCCG attcaacAGAAATTGTGTTGTTGATAAAGACAAACGAAATCAATGCCGTTATTGTAGATTGCGAAAGTGCTTTAAAGCCGGCATGAAAAAAGAAGGTAAGGTACATACAT CGGTTCAAAACGAAAGAGATCGAATAAGCTGTAGAAGACCAAGTTATGAAGAACACTCCTCTTCAAATGGACTCTCTGTCACTGCATTACTGAGTGCAGAAATGCTTTCCAGACAAGTTGGAGCTACAAATGAG ACAAACATAGATTTATCTACAAAGCAAATCGCAAGTATTAACGATGTTTGTGAGTCCATGAAGCAACAATTGTTATATTTAGTAGAATGGGCCAAATACATACCTGTATTTTCTGAATTAACTCTGGATGAtcag GTTGCCTTATTACGAGCTCATGCCGGAGAGCATTTATTATTAGGATTAGCTAAACGTTCATTGCATCTTAAAGATGTTCTATTACTAGGAAATAATTGCGTTATTACCAGATACAATGGAG aGTCTGGAATATCACCAGATTTAGATATAAGCCGAATCGGTACAAGAGTAATGGATGAATTGGTCAGACGTCTAGCTGATGTTCAGATCGATGACAGTGAATTTGCTTGTTTAAAAGCCATAGTCTTTTTTGACCCTG ATGCGAAAGGACTAAGTGACAGCAATCGTGTTCAGTACTTGAGAgatcaaattcaaataaatttagaGGATTACATCAGTGATCGTCAGTATGACTCTAGAGGTCGATTCGGAAAATTATTATTGACCTTACCTCCTTTACAATCAATATCGTGGCAGATGATAGAACAAATTCAATTCGCTAAATTATTTGGTGTAGCTCAGATCGACAGTTTATTACAAGAAATGCTGCTTGGAG GTTGTAGCGCCGGACCATCTTTATCAGTGATGGATAGAGAGCCAACAGATTGTGATCAACCAGTGACACCATCAAGTGTTCGAGATAATTTGATGATGTGCCAAATGGAAAATGATCGCACCACAGTagtaccaaaaattgagaacgGCTAcgataaaatataa